A single genomic interval of Lewinellaceae bacterium harbors:
- a CDS encoding HAD family phosphatase, translating into MAWQGIVFDLDGTLVDTEPLHRDAWLDTLSTYKLHYDEDWFSQWIGQSDRTLASWVVEHVLRDTEDEALLESKRKKYHRLASEYTPLFRGVGEALPILANKYALAIATNSSDEDAEAVFLSTRIQPYFKAIVTSNKVAQMKPAPDAYLQAATLLQIEPKKLIAIEDSPAGITAARLAGLFTLGVTNSHPEAKLREADKIFPTTQDALMWITR; encoded by the coding sequence ATGGCTTGGCAAGGTATCGTTTTTGATTTGGATGGCACCCTGGTAGATACCGAACCTCTCCACCGTGACGCCTGGTTGGACACCCTGTCGACCTACAAATTACACTACGATGAAGACTGGTTCAGCCAGTGGATTGGTCAGTCGGACCGCACGCTGGCATCCTGGGTGGTCGAACACGTCCTTAGGGATACTGAAGATGAGGCATTACTCGAATCCAAACGCAAAAAATATCACCGGCTGGCCAGCGAATACACACCTCTTTTTCGTGGTGTGGGTGAAGCTCTACCTATCCTTGCCAACAAATACGCCCTGGCAATTGCGACCAACAGTTCTGATGAGGATGCCGAAGCCGTTTTCCTGAGTACCCGCATCCAGCCCTATTTCAAAGCCATTGTTACCAGTAACAAGGTAGCACAAATGAAGCCAGCTCCTGATGCCTATCTTCAGGCCGCCACCTTGCTGCAAATCGAGCCCAAAAAGTTAATTGCTATCGAGGACTCCCCGGCGGGTATCACTGCTGCCCGTCTGGCGGGTTTATTCACGCTCGGAGTCACCAATTCCCATCCAGAAGCAAAATTGCGAGAAGCTGATAAGATCTTCCCGACTACACAGGACGCCCTGATGTGGATCACCCGCTAA
- the yidC gene encoding membrane protein insertase YidC: protein MDRNNAVGLIIILFILLGWSYWMSKQNLERAAAQKKIQDSIALTIPAETPVQDTTTSVSTVIADSLRMAQDQALYGSLADYLHGTEEMVTLENNLIKIDFSTKGGFIRKAQLKDYQREYEDENHKRQSGPLFLLDNPQNKFGYSIPWGNTSNGKIVTNDFYFRYDREGDALVFRLPLAEGAYFEQRYTLQPDSYILDYSVKLVGLPGSTGTQQIQLDWENYLDKIEINDSFERFYSTNYFKEVDDDPDYCSCRSNDTKTFENKPLKWVSNSNQFFNTSIIAGTSFPDAVLSTEMLDKEASALKKLTTQLSLPLQGSDAFQMKMYVGPNEFKRLRAMGYQMEDIIPFGRSVFGTINRWVFRPLFGWLLKYIGSAGIVILILTLLVKAALFPLTYQSLHSQIKMSALKPYIASLKDKFKDDQQAQQMETMKLYREFGVNPLGGCLPMVLQMPVWFALYRFFPASIEFRQESFLWAHDLSSYDVFFRLPVELPVVGAHISLFTILWAGSTLAYTYYNSKMMDMSNVNPAMKYVQYLMPLMFTVYFNNYASGLTCYLLFSNLLNIGQTLGAKRFLFDESKILEKLEANKKKPKKKSGFQARLEDALKEQQRQAAQKQSGKKK from the coding sequence ATGGATCGGAATAACGCCGTTGGGCTCATCATTATATTATTCATCCTACTGGGGTGGAGTTATTGGATGAGTAAGCAGAATCTGGAGCGCGCGGCTGCACAGAAAAAGATACAGGACTCAATAGCCCTGACAATTCCGGCAGAAACTCCCGTACAGGATACGACCACTTCCGTCTCGACTGTCATTGCCGACTCATTAAGGATGGCACAGGACCAAGCGTTGTATGGCAGCCTGGCAGACTACCTGCACGGAACGGAAGAAATGGTAACTCTGGAAAACAACCTGATAAAAATTGATTTCAGTACAAAAGGCGGCTTCATCAGAAAAGCCCAGCTGAAAGATTATCAGCGGGAATATGAGGACGAAAATCATAAGCGGCAAAGCGGTCCACTTTTTCTACTGGATAACCCGCAGAATAAATTTGGCTATTCCATTCCCTGGGGCAATACTTCCAACGGAAAGATCGTAACCAATGATTTTTACTTCCGTTATGACCGGGAAGGCGATGCCCTGGTCTTCCGGTTGCCTTTGGCAGAGGGAGCCTATTTTGAACAGCGTTATACCTTACAACCAGACTCTTACATCCTGGACTATTCCGTCAAACTGGTTGGATTACCCGGAAGTACCGGAACACAACAGATACAGTTGGACTGGGAAAACTATCTGGATAAAATTGAGATCAACGATTCGTTTGAGCGGTTCTATTCCACCAATTATTTCAAGGAGGTGGATGATGATCCCGACTATTGCTCCTGCCGGTCCAATGATACCAAGACATTCGAGAACAAGCCTTTAAAATGGGTCTCGAATTCCAATCAGTTCTTCAACACCTCGATCATTGCAGGAACCTCATTCCCCGACGCTGTATTATCCACCGAAATGCTGGACAAGGAGGCATCGGCCTTAAAGAAACTCACCACCCAGCTTTCCCTACCGCTGCAGGGTAGCGATGCCTTCCAGATGAAAATGTATGTCGGTCCCAATGAATTCAAGCGTCTGCGGGCCATGGGCTATCAGATGGAGGATATCATTCCATTTGGCCGCTCGGTATTTGGTACCATCAACCGGTGGGTTTTTCGCCCCTTGTTCGGATGGCTGCTCAAATACATCGGAAGTGCGGGTATCGTGATTCTCATCCTGACGTTGCTGGTAAAGGCAGCATTATTCCCACTGACTTATCAGAGTTTGCATTCGCAGATCAAGATGAGTGCCTTAAAGCCCTACATCGCCTCACTGAAGGATAAATTCAAAGACGACCAGCAGGCACAGCAAATGGAGACCATGAAACTCTATCGCGAGTTTGGGGTCAATCCTCTCGGAGGCTGCCTTCCGATGGTTTTGCAAATGCCCGTGTGGTTTGCATTGTACCGCTTCTTTCCGGCATCCATCGAATTCCGGCAAGAGAGCTTCCTGTGGGCGCATGACCTGTCGTCATACGATGTTTTCTTCCGTTTGCCTGTTGAATTGCCAGTTGTTGGGGCACACATCAGTCTCTTTACCATCTTATGGGCAGGAAGTACATTGGCCTATACCTACTACAACAGTAAGATGATGGACATGTCCAATGTCAATCCGGCCATGAAGTATGTCCAGTACCTGATGCCCCTGATGTTCACCGTCTACTTCAACAACTACGCTTCGGGACTTACGTGTTACCTCCTGTTCAGTAACCTGCTGAACATCGGTCAGACCCTGGGTGCGAAACGATTCTTGTTTGATGAATCGAAGATCCTGGAGAAACTGGAGGCAAATAAGAAGAAGCCTAAGAAAAAATCCGGATTTCAGGCCCGGCTGGAAGATGCATTGAAAGAGCAACAGCGGCAAGCTGCACAGAAACAATCGGGGAAAAAGAAATAA
- a CDS encoding RluA family pseudouridine synthase: protein MKNEPEILYEDAHLVVLHKPAGLLSVPDRLDADLPSVRSWGMRKYSDFMIVHRLDKDTSGVMVAARSADVHSFLNEAFSSRNVTKTYFALVHGVPQADQLTIDQPIRSTAHGALMAIDPRGKTATTHVEVIHKYRGYTWVKLLPETGRTHQLRVHLAYLGNPIVADELYGDGKGFFVSAIKRKFNMPQDQEERPLLGRLALHAYSLQIPHPADGIIMEFTAELPKDLRATLQQLDKWAS from the coding sequence ATGAAGAACGAGCCTGAAATCCTATACGAAGATGCGCACCTGGTCGTCCTCCATAAACCAGCCGGATTATTAAGTGTGCCGGACCGTCTGGATGCTGATTTACCCAGCGTGCGGAGCTGGGGAATGCGAAAGTATTCGGATTTCATGATCGTGCACCGGCTGGACAAGGATACTTCGGGAGTCATGGTTGCTGCCAGGAGTGCAGACGTACACAGCTTCCTCAATGAGGCATTTTCCAGCCGCAACGTCACTAAGACTTATTTCGCGCTGGTTCACGGTGTCCCTCAGGCTGATCAATTGACCATTGATCAACCTATCCGCTCCACGGCACACGGTGCCTTGATGGCTATTGACCCCAGGGGGAAAACCGCCACAACCCATGTGGAGGTGATTCACAAATACCGTGGGTATACCTGGGTGAAGCTACTGCCGGAGACCGGCCGGACGCATCAGCTCCGGGTGCATCTGGCATATCTGGGAAACCCAATTGTTGCCGATGAATTATATGGAGATGGCAAAGGATTTTTTGTTTCTGCCATCAAGCGCAAATTTAATATGCCTCAGGATCAGGAAGAAAGGCCACTGCTCGGCAGGCTGGCTTTGCACGCTTACTCACTACAAATTCCACATCCGGCAGACGGAATCATTATGGAGTTCACTGCAGAATTACCCAAGGATTTAAGAGCTACACTTCAGCAACTTGACAAGTGGGCAAGCTAG
- a CDS encoding bifunctional riboflavin kinase/FAD synthetase, which yields MKIYRDLASLPALNNTVITIGSFDGVHRGHQRLIRQVKRLAKAIGGESVIITFHPHPRKIVYPQDKELEILTTLEEKILLIEQFGIDHLVIIPFTVEFSQLHPREYIEKFLLGTFHPRYIVIGYDHRFGLNREGNITLLKEYEEEGKCEIIEIDKQAVEEIVISSTKIRNALNNGQVELANRLLHHHYLLSGTIVHGEKIGTTIGYPTANIQLNEREKLIPCDGVYAATVTVDEMTYDAMLYIGRRPVLKDQSKRVIEAHLFDFNEVIYGLPIRVEVIKHIRDEMSFDQIDDLKIQLMEDEIETRKFLAGYVSPYRAIHQDQTAVVILNYNGLQHLQEFLPSVVSHTASHIPIYIIDNCSSDGSLDWVQKKYPYLQVIKLNRNYGFAEGYNRGLAQVDARYYILLNSDVEVSPYWATKLVEVMENESNVVAVQPKILSYRNKNEFEYAGGAGGWMDATCYPFCMGRFLNEIERDDQQYDTPTELAWASGAAMAIRADIYHSLGGFDEEYFAHHEEIDLCWRIRRAGFRILSAPTVPVYHLGGGTLGYQSPRKVYLNFRNNLCTYFKNKPWYQLLWIFPVRVILDLAAAAHYLTKKRFDFAFQVVHAYGSFIVRFPKWLEKRKVYNRKINQFRPNKPTAGFYRGSIIWDYYVRGLRTFSQINAQNTTSLNEERA from the coding sequence ATGAAAATATACCGGGACCTTGCGTCCCTACCTGCTCTGAACAACACAGTTATCACGATCGGATCGTTTGACGGGGTCCATCGTGGTCACCAGCGCCTGATCCGTCAAGTCAAGCGATTAGCAAAAGCCATCGGAGGCGAAAGTGTCATCATAACCTTTCATCCGCACCCTCGCAAAATCGTATATCCTCAGGATAAGGAACTGGAAATCCTGACAACACTTGAGGAGAAGATTTTACTGATCGAGCAGTTTGGAATTGATCATCTGGTGATCATCCCATTTACGGTAGAATTTTCCCAGCTCCATCCGCGCGAATACATTGAGAAATTCCTGCTGGGAACTTTCCATCCCCGCTACATCGTCATCGGATACGATCACCGCTTTGGATTAAATCGTGAGGGCAATATCACCCTGCTTAAGGAGTACGAAGAAGAGGGAAAATGTGAAATAATCGAAATTGACAAACAAGCGGTCGAAGAAATTGTCATTAGCTCCACCAAGATCAGGAATGCACTGAATAATGGCCAGGTAGAACTGGCTAACCGCCTGCTACACCATCATTATTTGTTAAGTGGCACCATAGTTCACGGTGAAAAAATTGGTACTACCATAGGCTATCCCACAGCCAATATCCAGCTAAACGAGCGAGAAAAATTAATCCCTTGCGACGGTGTCTATGCCGCTACGGTTACGGTCGATGAAATGACCTACGACGCCATGCTCTATATCGGCCGGCGTCCTGTATTAAAAGATCAGAGCAAAAGGGTCATAGAAGCCCATCTATTTGATTTCAACGAAGTCATTTATGGTTTGCCGATCCGTGTCGAGGTGATCAAGCACATTCGTGATGAGATGAGCTTTGATCAGATCGATGACCTGAAGATCCAGCTCATGGAAGACGAGATAGAGACCAGGAAATTTCTGGCTGGTTATGTATCTCCCTACCGTGCTATTCACCAGGATCAGACGGCGGTGGTCATTCTAAACTACAATGGACTGCAACATCTCCAGGAGTTTTTACCTTCGGTAGTCAGTCATACCGCTTCTCACATCCCGATTTACATCATCGACAATTGCTCTTCGGATGGGTCTCTGGACTGGGTGCAAAAAAAGTACCCCTATCTCCAGGTCATTAAGCTGAACAGGAATTACGGGTTCGCGGAAGGGTACAATCGTGGATTAGCCCAGGTGGATGCCAGGTACTACATCCTTCTGAACAGTGATGTTGAAGTATCCCCGTACTGGGCAACAAAACTGGTTGAAGTAATGGAGAACGAATCCAATGTGGTGGCTGTTCAGCCAAAAATATTGTCTTACCGCAACAAAAACGAGTTTGAATATGCAGGAGGTGCCGGTGGCTGGATGGATGCAACCTGCTATCCGTTTTGTATGGGCCGTTTCCTGAATGAGATCGAGCGTGATGACCAGCAATACGACACACCCACAGAATTAGCCTGGGCCAGTGGTGCCGCAATGGCCATTCGGGCAGACATTTATCACAGCCTGGGAGGATTTGATGAGGAATATTTCGCTCATCACGAAGAGATTGACCTGTGCTGGCGGATCCGCAGGGCAGGATTCAGGATCCTCAGTGCTCCTACTGTGCCGGTCTATCATCTGGGTGGTGGTACACTAGGGTATCAGTCCCCCAGAAAAGTATACCTTAATTTCCGCAATAACCTGTGTACCTATTTTAAAAATAAACCCTGGTATCAGCTCCTCTGGATATTCCCTGTCCGGGTTATCCTGGATTTAGCTGCCGCCGCACACTATCTTACCAAAAAACGGTTTGATTTTGCCTTTCAGGTAGTGCATGCCTACGGATCATTTATCGTTCGGTTTCCCAAATGGCTGGAAAAACGAAAAGTTTACAACCGTAAGATCAATCAATTCCGGCCTAATAAACCAACTGCAGGCTTCTATCGCGGATCGATCATCTGGGATTATTACGTGCGGGGGTTGAGGACTTTTTCACAAATCAATGCACAGAACACGACTTCGTTAAATGAAGAACGAGCCTGA
- a CDS encoding Mrp/NBP35 family ATP-binding protein, whose translation MIEVADIKKVLSNLRDPETGQDLITSGRIKDVNIRGQYVQCTMVLPSLQATYKESLYQAVQGAIEKQFPDYQVHIHMEVAAAGSTASSPLPHVKNIVAVASGKGGVGKSTISVNLALALHKAGWKVGILDADLYGPSIPTMLDLTHAKPKVEVIQGAHKLIPLEAYGIPVISMGFIVEPEQAVVLRGPRLGGIIKQFITDCLWPQLDILVVDLPPGTGDIQLTLVQSIPVTGAIMVTTPQQVAVADAIKAASMFMMENVAVPIIGVVENMSWFTPEEMPDKKYYLFGKGGGERLAHYTQSTLLGQVPLIQAVQELSDRGKPAALQGDPLLYEPFKHLAEETIKQLQVRNDTLKPTEVVRITTG comes from the coding sequence ATGATTGAAGTAGCAGATATAAAAAAGGTACTAAGCAACCTGAGGGATCCGGAGACGGGACAGGATTTGATCACCAGTGGCCGTATCAAGGATGTTAACATCCGGGGTCAATATGTCCAGTGCACTATGGTGCTTCCTTCCTTGCAGGCCACCTATAAAGAATCACTCTATCAGGCGGTGCAAGGAGCAATTGAGAAACAATTTCCTGACTATCAGGTCCACATCCATATGGAAGTAGCCGCCGCAGGGAGTACTGCCAGTTCTCCATTACCCCATGTAAAGAACATTGTGGCAGTTGCCAGTGGAAAGGGTGGGGTAGGAAAATCAACGATCTCAGTCAATCTGGCGCTGGCGTTGCACAAAGCCGGCTGGAAGGTAGGCATACTGGATGCGGATCTGTATGGCCCTTCGATACCTACAATGCTTGACCTAACGCATGCCAAACCCAAGGTCGAAGTGATCCAGGGAGCTCATAAATTAATCCCCCTGGAGGCTTACGGAATTCCCGTTATCAGCATGGGTTTCATCGTAGAACCGGAGCAGGCAGTTGTTTTGCGTGGCCCGCGATTGGGAGGTATCATCAAACAATTCATCACCGATTGCCTCTGGCCACAATTGGATATACTGGTTGTCGATCTGCCACCAGGTACCGGAGATATCCAGCTAACCCTGGTCCAATCCATTCCGGTGACCGGAGCGATTATGGTAACCACCCCTCAACAGGTAGCCGTTGCCGATGCGATTAAAGCCGCCAGCATGTTCATGATGGAAAATGTGGCCGTACCTATAATCGGCGTCGTAGAAAACATGTCCTGGTTTACGCCCGAAGAAATGCCGGATAAGAAATATTATTTGTTCGGTAAGGGCGGTGGCGAACGATTGGCACATTATACCCAATCTACATTGTTGGGACAAGTGCCTCTGATCCAGGCCGTGCAGGAGTTGTCTGACCGCGGAAAGCCGGCAGCGCTCCAAGGCGATCCGCTCCTGTACGAACCATTCAAGCACCTGGCTGAAGAGACCATCAAACAGCTGCAGGTTAGAAACGACACCCTGAAACCTACGGAGGTCGTTCGTATCACCACCGGATAG